A single Brachionichthys hirsutus isolate HB-005 chromosome 17, CSIRO-AGI_Bhir_v1, whole genome shotgun sequence DNA region contains:
- the atf4a gene encoding cyclic AMP-dependent transcription factor ATF-4, producing the protein MADPLGPLLDQDEGAALSPSSSFEGWAPSSPSPSLSSYAPSLAPYQTVPSPPASPPPIPSFLGTKAGTSSPSLPWLAAGDLLGSQDGADRCRGDAFEDMGWMSEKMALSGSGLDSFIDFYSSSESPGGSGLDSFIDFYSSSESPGGSGLDSFIDSCSSPESPGGSGLDFLIDSCSSSESPGSPEELLPSLDSHMDLGFESYGVSLPELGLLPSGVPVEPPAPAATASAEEEVVLKAEPPSPAPAPPSPVDTLDLGSEVDVLDAGKMSSIPDPGGSVPSSSPFVLPPPASGRIVLVLANKSEPSLVPLSDLSSDCDSDSGIESVSSSSARPPSPPPAGSSRTKPYSKAESGAAPPSAKTPRVKSVSGVPKVVEKKLKKMEQNKTAATRYRQKKRVEQEQQGSELDDLQKRNHELAEKAESIGREIQYLKDLMEEVRKRRLGRSGPVTDVTKR; encoded by the exons ATGGCTGACCCCTTGGGGCCCCTTCTGGACCAAGATGAAGGAGCAgcgctctctccttcctcctccttcgaGGGATGGGCGCCATCTTcgccctccccctctctctcttcctatGCACCTTCGCTGGCTCCCTACCAAACCGTGCCctccccccctgcctccccccctcccatcccgTCGTTCCTGGGAACCAAGGCCGGAACGAGCTCGCCATCCCTCCCGTGGCTGGCTGCCGGTGACCTGCTGGGTTCCCAAGACGGAGCAGACCGCTGCAGAG GTGATGCGTTTGAGGACATGGGCTGGATGTCTGAGAAAATGGCCCTGAGTGGCTCTGGCCTGGATTCCTTCATCGACTTCTACTCCTCTTCCGAGTCTCCCGGTGGCTCTGGCCTGGATTCCTTCATCGACTTCTACTCCTCTTCCGAGTCTCCCGGCGGCTCTGGCCTGGATTCCTTCATCgactcctgctcctcccccgaGTCTCCCGGCGGCTCTGGCCTGGATTTCCTCATcgactcctgctcctcctccgagtCTCCCGGCTCCCCCGAGGAGCTCCTGCCCTCCTTGGACTCCCACATGGATCTGGGTTTCGAGTCGTACGGCGTCTCTCTACCCGAGCTGGGCTTGTTACCGTCCGGTGTTCCCGTGGAGCCCCCGGCCCCTGCAGCAACGGCGTccgcggaggaggaggtggtttTGAAGGCGGAGCCTCCCTCCCCTGCGccggctcctccctctcccgtCGACACGTTGGACCTGGGGAGTGAGGTGGATGTCCTGGATGCAGGGAAAATGTCCAGCATTCCAGATCCCGGTGGAAGCGTCCCGAGCAGCAGTCCCTTTGTCcttcccccccccgcctcgggcCGCATTGTGCTGGTGCTCGCCAACAAAAGCGAGCCGTCCCTCGTCCCCCTGTCCGACCTGTCCAGCGACTGTGACAGCGACTCTGGCATCGAGTCGGTCAGCAGCTCGTCTgctcgccccccctccccccctcccgctGGCTCCTCCAGGACCAAACCCTACTCCAAAGCGGAGTCCGGCgcagcccccccctctgccAAGACCCCCAGGGTCAAATCTGTGTCCGGCGTTCCCAAGGTGGtggagaagaagctgaagaagatggagCAGAACAAGACTGCTGCCACGCGCTACCGGCAGAAGAAGCGGGtcgagcaggagcagcagggctCCGAGCTCGACGACCTGCAGAAGAGGAATCACGAGCTGGCGGAGAAGGCGGAGTCCATCGGCCGGGAAATCCAGTACCTGAAGGACCTGATGGAGGAAGTCCGGAAGCGCCGCCTGGGAAGGAGCGGCCCGGTGACCGACGTCACGAAGCGTTGA